The Nicotiana tomentosiformis chromosome 2, ASM39032v3, whole genome shotgun sequence genome includes the window AGTGCCAGACCTTGCTTCTCTCAAACTGATTTAGCTACTCTTGCATTGCCATAATCCAGTCTGGATCCTTTAGGGCTTCTTTGATGGTCTTAGGTTCAACTTGTGAGAGAAATGTTGTGAGTGTACATAGATTTCTTAGAGAAGACCTGGTTCACACTCATACATTTGGATAAGAGATGATATTCTCAATAGGATGTGAACTTTGATGCTACTATGGTCTAATCTGTATACCTAGAGAAAATTCACCAAAGGAGTGACCCAAAGGAACAGGTTCAGTGGGTGTGGCTTCATCAGTCTGGTTAGCAGTTAGAGTTTCTTCTTCTTGTTACTCGTGATCACTGTCAATTTCCATGTGTTCTTCGAATCTATCTTCATACTGAGGTTCAGATTCCTTTGTAACTCTATCACCAGTGAATCCTATGTCATAATCTTCATCCTGCAAACCTTTCTCAGCCAAATTGTTAGATTCATTAAAGATAAGATGAATATTTTTCTtttacacacatagttcttttattaaaaacttTATAGGCCTTACTATGTGGAGAGTAACCTAAAAAAATTTTCTCATCACTTCTAtcatcaaacttacctagagcTTCTTTTCCATTATTACGCACAAAACATTTGCACCCAAAGGCTCTCAGGAGAGTgatgttgggttttcttcctcgaagtaactcatagggagttttctaAAGAATGGGTTTGGCCATGCATCTGTTTAGCAGGTAACAGGCAGTATTAACTGCCTCAGCCCAGAAACTCTCAGGTAATCCACTAGCAATCAACATGGTCCTCCTCATGGCTTCTAGAGATCTATGCTTTCTTTCTACAACCCCATTTTATTGTGGAGTTCTAAGTGCAGAGAAATTATGGTCAATACCATGTGAGCTACAGAACTCAAGGAATTTGGAATTTTCAAACTCAATTCCATGATCAGTTCTTATACTAAATACATTGCTCCCCAGTTTTGTTGAATCATTCTAACAAAATACATAGAAAATATCAAAGGTTTCATTTTTAGATCCCCAAAATAAAGTCCATATATACCTGGAGAAGTCATCAACAATCATAAAACATACCTCTTTTCTCCTCTGCCCCTTACTCTCATTGGTCCACATAGGTCCTGTGAAGGAGTTCAAGAGGTTTAGAAGTACTGACAATCTTTTTAGATTTAAAGGATGACCTTACATGTTTCCCTCTAATACAAGCATCACACACCTTGTCAGAGGAGAACTCAACTTTTGGTAGACCAAGGACCAAGTCCTTTGCTGCCAACTTGTTGAGTTGGTAGAGACTAGCATATCCTAGTCTTCTATGTCATAGCAGTGGATCATCTTCCACTACACTCAAGCATGTGTGCTCACTCTGGGAAATTGAAATAATCGATATCTTGTAGACATTGTTATGTCTCTTACCCTTTAACACAATTTCATCAGTATCTAGTGACTGTGCAAATTTTGAAATTGAATTTTACCTCATTTCCTTTGTCGCATATTTGAGAGATGCTAAGAAGATTGTGTTTAAGGCCtaccacataatacacatcttctATAGCATGAAAGAGTGACTTACAAATCTTGCCAATACCTGTTATCTGGCCCTTTTCCCATTTCCAAATGACAAACCCCCTCCTTAGAAGGTTGTCAGTGAGAGGAAGTTCTTCTTTTCTTCAGGCATATATATTGAGCATCCACTATCTAGATACCAATCTTGATTGTTCCCTCCCACTTTAGCCTGCACAAGAATTCACAAGTTAGTTTTGGGAACCCAGACAAGCTTGGGTCTCTTTTTTGTTTGAAAAGGGATGAATCAGATCTCTTCTTACCCAGAAAGGGAGAGGATTAGAAGCTATTTTCTTATTAACCTTAATCCACTTAGTATGGACAAGAGGCTTGACTTTTGGCTCCTCTTCCTTCTTTATATTTTTAGCAATACCAAAGATGCTTCTAAACATAGCATGAATTAAGGCAGGACAAGTGTCTCTAAAGTGTCCCACCTTTCCTCAATGAGTGCACATGTTATTATCGGAAATTCCTACATACTTTGGGTCAAACTTAGGGACAGGTTTTCTGTTGCCAATTCCGGATTTGTTAGAGCTATAGTTTTCATTCAGCCAATTTAAGATATCAGAAGATCTATGTCATTTGCTTAATCTAGAGAGTTCATAATTAGCCTTTTCTATATTATCCCGTAGGATTTTATTCCTACATTCAGCATCACCAAGATTATATTTAGCCCCTTTTCATTCCTTTTCAAGCTTATTCTGCAGATCACTCATTTTTCATTTACCATGTATATCAAGAGACTTCTCATTCTTAGAAGTAAGCTCAAGAACCTGGTTCTTAAGATCTTTGACCTATTCCTCTAGATTAGCTCTGTTAAATTCAAGCTCTTTGAGATCAAGTTTGACACATGAAAGATTACTTATTAGCTGATCATTTTCAGCACTCATTTTATCCATTTCATTCATCAAGGTCACAATTATGGCCATCggttattttttagacataacaTGAATGTTTTCTTTCAAGTTAGAGATATTTACCTGGTTTATTTCATCTTCAGTTTCTAAATCACTCATGGCCATCATTCCTATCACTTCTTCCTCTATTTGGGATTCTTTAATCGCCATCAATGCCACTTTGATGTTTTCATCTCCAAAGTCAGCTTCCAAGGTCTTCCATTTAGCATGAGCAGAATGCAAGAGGACACTTTGAAAAGAGTGTTTATTGACAAGCTTTTGTAGAGCAGGTCCTTTGCTTTAACATTTTTTTGAACTAGATGACGGTCTTCCTCATCGTATTCCTCTTCTCTCTTATTGAACTTGTTACCTTCACTATTTATTTTGGTCGAGAGAATTGGTCCATGACTGACAATTACCCATAGGTCAAAGTCAGTGGCCTGAAAAAATGTTTTCCATGCGTAGCTTTCATTCATAATAGTGGTGTTCATCAAACAAAGAAGGTCTTCCAATATGCATTCCAAGCTGCACTGGTGGCTCTGTCTCCACAGACCGGTGTTCATCAATTACAGCATAGAGACTTATAGTCTCATTCTCCTTTTCTTTCTCTTTATCACTTCCACTATCCTCATATGCTGCCAAGAAAGCTTGCTTCATTGCTTCAGTGAATCCTTTACCTAGGATTTTTCCTTTGTTGGAACTTTTTTCTCCCATCTTCTCCCGTTTCTCCTTTTTAGCTCGTTCTTTCCTCCACTGAATTTCCTACATTGGGTAGTCCTTGACGATGTGATCTAGCTTGCTACACTTGTAGCACCCATCATAATTAGCTTTGTCGACCTGCTTAGGCTTACTGTTGGTCTCTCTCTTGGATGCACTTTTGGAGTTCTTCATGAACCTCTTGAACTTGGCAAACATAGCTAGATCAGGATCATCATTGTCATATTCATCTTCCTTCGAAGCTTTAAGAACCAAGGCGTTATCCCTCTTTGATTCTTCCTTGTGCAGTTCTATCTTTCTTATTTTATGAGTTTTAAGTTtccaaccaactcatcaagtgagATTTTGTCCAACTCCTTGGCTTCTTGGATTGCTGTGACTTTTGATTCCCATGAAGCTGGAAGAATCCTTAGAACTTTGCTGACCAACTCTTATGAGGTGAACACCTTTCCAAATGAATTCAATTTATTGGTTAATATAGTAAACCTAGTCATCATATCCAGGATGGGCTCACTCTTTCATGGAGAAGAGCTCATAGTTTTTCATAAGTAGCTTTATCCTTGATCTTTTCACTTGGTTTGTTCCTTCATGGGCATCCAATATCTGTTTTGTATTAGAGGACGTATAAATTCTATTGTACTCATCAGGACCAAGTCCACAAATAAGGATTTTCTTACCctttgcattcttctccatcattcggAGATATGCTGCCACAAATTCAAAGGGGTCCTTAGGAATTgtttcattttgtgcattttgaTTAGTGGGAGTTAATGGACCTTGAATCATTATGGTCCATAGTTCATAGTCTTCAGCTGTTAGGAAGTCTTTCATTCTTTCTTTCCACCAACTATAATATTTTTCATTGAACATGGGTAGTCTGGTAGTTGATTATCCTTTATTAATTCTGGGTGGAGCACTCATCTTGCTTCCAGGATCTCTCTAGGTGTTAACCGTGTGTGTGAGAGAAcatgctctaataccaattgttaATTTGAGTGACCGTATGATTCactaaagaacttggttctttaccGTGTTCCTTAACTTGAAGGAAAGTAAACACAccaatttttacgtgaaaaatttaACCGactcaaaaggtgcaaaaactACGACCTACTGCGTAGGATTTTAAACTTCAACTCCATTAGAACAATGAGCCAAAAATGTATCAATTACAAGACTGTAATTCAATACTCTCTAGTACTCCTACTACGACTAGTTGatttacaagttactctaacttgtaaagcaaAACTCACTCCAACTCAGTAATTATTTGTTACACTTGATTACAACTCGATTTCCTAAAACACATTTGCTAGACTGACTCAAGAAGAATACAATGCAAGTACTCGACTAGAATGAACAACATGACTCTTTAGTTGATGTGTAAAGGATAAAAGCAGAAGTCCAAAGTAGATAGTATTTAAACGCATAAACTTGAGATATTCTAGGAGTCCTATACATAGTTAGATTCTCCTTTGATAGGACTCCTATTGTTTCAAGGATTCCACAAGCTTTGGGACTCTTGTCTCGGACTGAATTATTCGTATCTTCTTGAGCAACAACCCTTATCTCATGTACCAGCCTTCTTCCACCAAACTCAGACttgggtaactttgagataaagttattGTCTTGTACAGACGTACAATCATCAACTTGAGGAGCTGGTCCTTTATCTTGAAGAGCTAGTTCGTAGAACAATTAAGCAGCTACGTTGAGGATCTGGTTCTTTGAATCATTACATCTAGAcatactttgttaatcatcaaaacctcAATACTCAACATTTTGCCTATTTTATATTCAAACATTTTGTtaacgagcctctgataagtggctcctgCGTTCTTAACCCCAAATGGCATCATATTATAGCACTATGTTCCGAAGTTTGTTATGAAAGAagtttttttcctgatcctccgggttcatcctGATTTGATTGTACTCGAAATAAGCAAGAAGGAAAtgcattaactcgtgcccggacatagcatcaatcatttgatcaatgtatGACAATGGAAACGATTCTTTAGGGCACACTTtatttaaattcttataatccacacacattctaaacTTGTTATTCTTCTTCGGAACTACCACTACACCAGCTAACCATtctggatattttacctcccgtaTAAAACCGATATTGAGTagtcgggttacctcttctttaacaaacTTGTTCATGACCTCGGCAATCAGATGTTTCTTCTACCTTATCGGTGGGAAGTTTggatccaggcttagcttgtgcacAACCACCTTTAATAGGATACCTGTCATATTTGAGTGCGATCACGATAGGCAATCtgtgttagctttaagaaaatttataatttctaaCCTGAGTTCGGGATTGAGTCATGTTCTAAAGTGAAACTtcctttccaaaaattcatcgaATAGGGCCACTTTCTCGAGTTCTTCCGCGGTTGACTTGGTTGCATCCGGCTCCTCCGGTACCtgaaaatatctcggcacctggtGGGATTCCGACAACTCCTTGCCTTTATCATCTTCATTTGGAAAGGGAGAAGGCATCGAatcctgtaattgctatttgttgGATCTTTCTCCTTGCTGCTAGATATAGTCaccgcattcatctcccttgccgccaGTTGGTCTCCCCTTATTTGCTTAACTTCTTCCagtgttgggaatttcaacaaCTAGTGATATGTTAAGGGAATAGCCTTCATCTCGTGTATCCATGACCTTCTGAGGATTGCATCGTAACCCATATCGCTATCTACCACTTCGAACATAGAGGTTTTGATCCATCCTTTGGCGTTTAAGCAAAATCTCTCCTTGAGTTGTCACACTTGTCAAGTTGAATCCAGCTAAGAGTTTTGTCTTCGGAATGATACTTCCGGTCAGCTTTGCTTGCTCCAGCACTTTCCATGGGATGATGTTTTCTGAGCTTTCTGGGTCAACCAAAATAcatttaattttgaaatctaaaacattaagagaGATTACCAAAGCGTCGTTGTGTGGCAGGAGAAGTCCATCAGCATCCTCCTCCATGAAGGTGATATTATCTTTCGTGACTCCCGGGCGTCTCTTGTTGTGAGTCACTAATATCTTTGTTTTCTTAGCCGTTGAGAAGGTTACACCGTTGACTTCATTTCCACCAAAAATCATGTTAATAGTCAACCGAGGGGAGTCTTTTGTTGCCTTCAAAGGCTCTGCATTATCCCGGCTTCGGCCGTAATTGTTCTTGGTTCGATCACTCGAGAATTCCTTGAAATGGAAATTTTTTAGTAATATCGCAACCTCTTCGCGAAGACGTCGGCAGTCTACAGTTCTATGGCTGTGAGTCCCATGGTATTCATACCACAAGCTGAGATCCCTCTGGCCCGGATCAGATCTGACTGGCTTTGGGAaacatgcttctttgatattcctcatcgccgataccaactctactaagctgatgttgaagttgtaatcTGATAACCTGGGATATGTGTAGAACCAAGCCCCTGGCACCTCCTTTTCTTATAATGATCTGATGCTCCGGCCACAGTCGGTTCTTCTATTAGGAGCAAACCTATTTGAGGTCTAAAACCCTTTGCTCCGCATCCCTCGATTCTTTCATACAGCAGGAAACGACCTTTAGAGGACCGACGATCCTCATCAAAGTCACTTTTAAACTTATCCTAGTTTTTTTATTGCCCTTCCCTTGGTTGATATCAGGAACCCGAGTTGATTATCTTCTATCCTTATTTTAGACTCATAGCGGTATGGACATCCTCCCATGTGGTTGCTTGAAACTCGAGCAGGCTTTCCTTCAGCTTTCAGGAGGCGTCGGAGCTCCGCGAATTTAGACCCTTTGTGAACGCCTCCGCTGCCCACTCATCTAGTACCGCCGGTAGCATCATCCTCTCCTTCTAGAAATGGAACACGAACTCTCGCAACAGTTCAGACTTACCTTGCGCAATCCTAAATATGTTCGCGTTTCTGGCCTAAACCTTCCTTGCTCCTGCGTGGGCCTTAATAAACGAGTCTGCAAGCATCTCAAAAGAGTCAATTGAATGTTggggtaaaagagaataccatgtcagggccccTTTTGTAAGGGTTTCATCAAACGTCTTTAGCAAGATAGACTAAATCTCATATTTAGCCAAATCGTTCCTTTTCACAGTCATGGTGTAGGTTATGATGTGTTCCTGCAGATCCGAGGTCCCATCATACTTTGGTATATCCGGCATCTTGAACCTCTTCGGAATTAACTCTGGCACTGCGCTCGGCTTAAACGACAATTGCgtgtatttttttgaattttggccTTTCAGAACTGGCGGTGCGCCTGAAATCTGATCCATTCGGGCATGAAAATCATTCGCATTTTGATCCATTTATTCGTTCATTTCCCTTTTAAACCTCATGAGCTCGGTTTTGAAGGGGTCATTCCCGTTACTATTCCCAGATCTGCTACCGGTCCCTCCTGCACCGTCGAAACAAACTTCACCCCTTAGTATGTTTTGATTTGCAGGAACGCTGGAGGAACCGGGCCCTTTCCGTTTGTATTGTTGGAAGCGCCTAACAATGCTTGTTTTAACTCCGTCATTACCCGATCCTGCCTTGAGAGGTGACTCATGATTGCTTTATGTTGTTCTCTTAAGATTTTCACTGTTTCCACAACACGTTCCTCCTCCGCGTCATCGGGAGGGTGCTCCCACACatgccgggggggggggggaggtttaTACTGCCCTTCACAAACCGGGGTTATTTCATCCCTTCATTATGGGTGTCGCTGATTGAGTCATCATGTTGAGGCAAATCTTCACGTTCCTCAACGTTTTATGTgatgttgacatcattagctgCTACATCTGATTTCTTACTAAGGAAAAAATCAAACAAGGTAGTGATAAACGAATGAATCAAAGCAATTACGCAGCTGTctatgccccacggtgggcgccaaactgtttatccgcaAAACGATACAATTAAATTTGTTACGTAGTTAATAGACAAGCAaattgatttgatccaaaaattaaTAATGAGATAAGATAAATATTAAGATTAGtaatagaaattaaagaagatgACAAGCATGGCTCCGAGAGAAAAAATGAGAATAACGATAAAATTTAAGCAAAGTTGttaaattgagagtaaaagtaacAAGATAAAGCTTTTGTATGCAAAAAGTATTTCGTctcttacaatggttgttgaacaTACTATTTATAGCTTTACCTAGTGAAACAAAATTCTATGATCAATCTcttcttaaatgataataaaatagCTATTGATGAGCATGTAACGGCAGGCCATGAATGCAAATAGTCTCTGTAACGGTCGATCATTTAATGTTAGAGAATATTCCTTCATTGAATACTATCCGATGGCAAATACTTAATCTTCTCCCGTTGACTATGCTCCCTTCGGGATTTACCCAATATCGGTTGCATTTGTTGTATCCGGTATTGGTCGTTACTTGACTTGACTTTTGCCTATCTTCGGTTTCACGTGTCATATTATCATTCGACTATTTGTTATAAACCAGTTTTACCCCATACGGTTCTATAAGTACCATCAACATTATTGAAGGGAAAAAAAAAGTATGAGTTGTTTGTGAGAAATGCATGGAAATGAATTATGTAAGAGGGAATAAATGCAAAACATGGGTAGAAGATCAAAAGGAATGGCGTTGTGCACAAAAAACCAAAgattttgacatatatatatattggccgTGGATGGAGGCAATATACAGAATCTGGTTGGAATGAAGAATTCTACAGCTTTTAATTATTTGGAGGTGGGTACATTGAATATGGAGTAAACTAGAAATTGAAGTGGTCCTTTTGGATATGCCTGCTTTTCACCCAGTATGGGAACCAAATGTTTGCTCATTTTCCCAAGTCGTTACCCTTTCATTGTCTCATACACTCTCATTCATTTCCTCCTCAATTCAGAATGTTCTGCACAATTCCACGTTACTATCAGTCAAAAGTATAATACATTTATCTTATAATATCACtgacaattttaataaatttacaCATTCAGCTCAAATTTAATTTGTTGTAGTATAATGTTAC containing:
- the LOC104086850 gene encoding uncharacterized protein, which produces MRNIKEACFPKPVRSDPGQRDLSLWYEYHGTHSHRTVDCRRLREEVAILLKNFHFKEFSSDRTKNNYGRSRDNAEPLKATKDSPRLTINMIFGGNEVNGVTFSTAKKTKILVTHNKRRPGVTKDNITFMEEDADGLLLPHNDALVISLNVLDFKIKCILVDPESSENIIPWKVLEQAKLTGSIIPKTKLLAGFNLTSVTTQGEILLKRQRMDQNLYVRSGR